The following are from one region of the Anaeropeptidivorans aminofermentans genome:
- a CDS encoding 1-deoxy-D-xylulose-5-phosphate reductoisomerase — protein sequence MKNISILGSTGSIGTQALDVIRNSKGINVKCLSTHKNIDLLYKQIEEFKPKAVCITDEESYELFINKYKEKEVHILFGVEGLTEIASYDGVDLVLNSLMGNSGILPTIKAIEAKKNIALANKETLVSAGDLIMKKVKENNVSLLPVDSEHSAIFQCLTGNFENKIKKLYITASGGPFRTYKKEELQEVKAADALKHPNWSMGKKLTIDSSTLMNKALEVIEAKYLFDVSFEDIEVLIHPQSIIHSMVEFQDCSIIAQLGFPDMRIPISYAINYPVRNKYEFNRLDFLSFSKLSFEKPRFDDFPCFNLGILAAKTGGTMPAMVNAVNEEAIYQFLDNKIKFTDIALIIEKAMNAYTVKYDYTLSDIMDADAFGRSYINEVI from the coding sequence ATGAAAAACATATCAATTCTTGGTTCCACCGGCTCCATTGGAACCCAGGCTCTGGACGTAATAAGAAATAGCAAAGGTATCAATGTAAAATGCTTAAGCACCCATAAAAATATAGATTTGCTTTATAAACAAATAGAAGAATTTAAGCCTAAGGCCGTATGTATTACAGACGAAGAAAGCTACGAACTATTTATAAATAAATATAAGGAAAAAGAAGTTCATATTCTTTTCGGCGTTGAAGGGCTTACGGAAATAGCTTCTTATGACGGAGTTGATCTTGTATTAAATTCCTTAATGGGGAATTCAGGAATACTGCCTACCATAAAAGCAATAGAAGCTAAAAAAAATATAGCCCTTGCCAATAAAGAAACTCTCGTAAGTGCCGGCGATTTGATAATGAAAAAAGTTAAAGAAAATAATGTTTCTTTATTGCCGGTAGACAGTGAGCATTCTGCAATTTTTCAATGTCTTACAGGAAATTTTGAAAATAAAATAAAAAAGCTTTATATCACAGCTTCTGGGGGCCCTTTCAGAACCTATAAAAAGGAAGAACTGCAGGAAGTAAAAGCAGCCGATGCTTTAAAACATCCGAACTGGTCTATGGGCAAAAAGCTTACAATAGATTCTTCAACTTTAATGAATAAGGCCTTGGAAGTTATTGAAGCAAAATATTTGTTTGATGTTTCTTTTGAAGATATAGAGGTATTAATTCACCCCCAAAGCATAATACATTCCATGGTTGAATTTCAGGATTGCTCTATTATAGCTCAATTAGGCTTTCCAGATATGCGAATTCCCATATCTTATGCTATTAATTATCCTGTACGCAATAAATATGAATTTAACAGGCTTGATTTTTTAAGTTTTTCAAAGCTAAGCTTTGAAAAACCGAGATTCGATGATTTCCCGTGCTTCAATTTAGGCATACTGGCGGCGAAAACAGGCGGTACCATGCCTGCCATGGTAAATGCAGTAAATGAAGAAGCCATATATCAATTTCTCGATAATAAAATTAAGTTCACAGATATAGCTTTAATAATAGAAAAGGCTATGAATGCATATACTGTTAAATATGATTACACCCTTTCGGACATAATGGACGCTGATGCTTTCGGAAGGAGCTATATCAATGAGGTGATTTGA
- the ftsY gene encoding signal recognition particle-docking protein FtsY: MFEGLDKTRKNILGGVENVLSVFTVIDDELFDELEEALILADIGVETSMSIIEELRTKAKKNRITDVESLKTLLIEEITEILKKDEEPLNLSSPSVMLVIGVNGVGKTTTIGKLTNKYKREGKKVVLAAADTFRAAAIDQLEIWANRNSVDIIKHQENSDPAAVIFDGIKAAKSRNADLLICDTAGRLHNKKNLMEELKKIYRVIEREYPEAHQEVLLVLDATTGQNALQQAKIFKEAANITGIVLTKLDGTAKGGIIIAIKNELNVPVRYIGVGEAIDDLQPFNAEEFSKALFGIKQ, from the coding sequence ATGTTTGAAGGCCTTGATAAGACCAGGAAAAATATCTTAGGCGGTGTAGAAAATGTTTTAAGCGTATTTACCGTAATTGACGATGAGCTTTTTGACGAGCTTGAAGAAGCTCTTATACTGGCAGACATTGGTGTAGAAACTTCTATGTCCATTATAGAAGAGCTTAGAACAAAGGCTAAAAAGAACAGGATTACAGACGTAGAAAGCCTTAAAACACTTTTAATTGAAGAAATTACGGAAATTCTTAAAAAGGACGAAGAACCTCTTAATTTAAGCTCTCCGTCGGTAATGCTTGTGATTGGCGTAAACGGCGTTGGAAAAACGACCACCATAGGAAAGCTTACGAATAAATATAAGCGCGAAGGTAAAAAAGTTGTTCTTGCAGCCGCCGATACTTTCAGGGCCGCAGCCATAGATCAGCTTGAAATATGGGCAAACAGAAATTCGGTAGATATCATTAAACATCAGGAAAATTCCGATCCTGCAGCCGTAATATTTGATGGAATTAAAGCCGCGAAATCAAGAAATGCCGATTTATTAATATGTGATACAGCCGGAAGGCTTCATAATAAAAAGAACCTCATGGAAGAGCTTAAAAAAATATACAGAGTTATAGAACGCGAATATCCGGAAGCCCATCAGGAAGTTTTGCTTGTCCTTGATGCAACCACAGGCCAAAACGCATTGCAGCAGGCAAAAATATTTAAAGAAGCTGCCAATATAACGGGAATCGTTTTAACAAAGCTCGACGGTACAGCCAAAGGCGGAATTATTATAGCGATTAAAAATGAGCTGAATGTTCCTGTGCGCTATATAGGCGTAGGAGAAGCTATAGATGATTTACAGCCGTTTAATGCAGAGGAATTTTCAAAAGCGCTGTTTGGAATCAAGCAGTAG
- a CDS encoding PolC-type DNA polymerase III — translation MNTVKEAKSFSEVFGNIELSRGLINALRKVKVERILINQEVRKMEVFLLSQDIIHEIHLDELKATLEQEFEQIDSIAINIKYDFEIDAKDALKISKENIHYLISSRSPLCGNLIGGADYELDENKLIFHVKKNCSYVLYKKEADKLISTYLSSRFGIHIQVHFKDVEKKASNDKYTKNLKALEDELVEKMIIHEEPQVNSNNNSGPSQGPNAETNEPQKAQPRKRLKSTVKVLESMPEADTALDKDLEIDKEAIVEGQIFDIDIRTTKSGLLIISFDITDFKNSITIKMFSDDESYDEVYSGLIKEGNFIRVKGKIQFDDFTKEINIMAKELFKPDTKKEERMDNAPEKRIELHLHTQMSAMDAVTSVSDYIKTAAKWGHKAIAVTDHGVVQAFPEAMESAKKHGIKVIYGVEAYLVDDISAIVQCPKNQDFNSEYIVFDIETTGLRKETCSIIEIGAVKIKNGEIIDDFQALINPFIKLPQEIIELTKITDKMLEGKPAIDKVLKEFIDFCGDGVLVAHNANFDVGFIARWAEELYNMPINNTVLDTVELSRALFPELNNHKLNIVAENLGISLKNHHRAVDDARATAEIFLKCIELLKAENVFNLKELNEYGSKHIKIGRLRTYHAIILVQNYTGLRNLYELISKSHIEYYQRRPRIPKSEYLKLKEGLLMGTACEAGEFYRAVFDRKPQGYIDYLAQFYDYFEVQPIDNNLFMVRDKHVKSRDDLIEINKKIIEYAKKYNKPVVAACDAHFLNSEDEIFRRIIMAGDGFEDADLQAPLYFRTTEEMLSEFSYLPPDLAEEIVITNTNIINTMIEEIKPIPDETFPPKIEGAEEELTRLTMEKAKSIYGDPLPQIVNDRIDRELGSIIKNGFSVMYIIAQKLVSKSESEGYLVGSRGSVGSSFVATMSGITEVNPLPPHYVCPNCKYSEFDSEDISGFISENPGGSGCDMKDKLCPICKTPLNKDGHDIPFETFLGFDGDKEPDIDLNFSGEYQAKAHAYTEELFGEGHVFKAGTIGTLADKTAYGYVKKYFEERGVVVRNAEVNRIKKGLTGIKRTTGQHPGGLMVVPNDHSIYEFCPVQRPANDNKSNVTTTHFDYHSISGRLLKLDILGHDVPTIIRMLHDTTGIDPQKIPLGDPKVISLFTSPEALGVTEEDIECKTGSLGLPEFGTSFVRQMLLDTRPSSFGELVRISGLSHGTDVWFNNAQELIRKRICTLKEVIPTRDDIMVYLIAHGVEKKTSFKIMESVRKGKGLTKEYEEVMLDNEVPEWYIDSCKKIKYMFPKGHAVAYVMMTVRIGYFKIYYPYSFYAAIFSVKFEDFDYEIMCKGRETARNELKRIRALGNDASAKEKNLMTTLELVNEMYARGLNFIHLNLYEANTTKFKVFEDGIMPPLCSIQGLGETVAQNIIEARKDGEFLSIEEFRERTKATKTVIELLKKNNLLEGIPETNQLSLF, via the coding sequence ATGAATACTGTAAAAGAAGCAAAGAGTTTTTCCGAGGTTTTTGGCAATATAGAGCTTTCAAGAGGTCTCATTAATGCCCTAAGAAAAGTTAAGGTTGAAAGAATACTCATAAATCAGGAAGTTAGAAAAATGGAAGTATTCCTTTTATCTCAGGATATCATTCACGAGATACACCTTGACGAGCTGAAGGCTACTTTAGAGCAGGAATTTGAGCAGATAGATAGCATTGCTATAAATATAAAATATGACTTTGAAATTGATGCAAAAGATGCTCTTAAAATTTCAAAAGAAAATATTCACTATCTTATTTCATCAAGAAGCCCTTTATGCGGCAACTTAATCGGAGGCGCCGATTATGAGCTTGACGAAAATAAGCTTATTTTTCATGTTAAAAAGAATTGCTCTTATGTTCTTTATAAAAAGGAAGCAGATAAGCTTATTTCAACTTATTTAAGCTCAAGATTCGGCATTCATATTCAAGTTCATTTTAAAGATGTTGAAAAGAAAGCCTCCAATGATAAATATACTAAAAACCTTAAAGCCCTTGAAGATGAACTTGTTGAAAAAATGATAATTCATGAAGAGCCCCAAGTAAATTCAAATAACAATTCAGGACCTTCCCAAGGCCCTAATGCCGAGACCAATGAACCTCAAAAGGCCCAGCCGAGAAAACGGCTTAAATCTACGGTTAAAGTTCTTGAATCCATGCCTGAGGCAGATACCGCTCTTGATAAAGACCTTGAAATAGACAAAGAAGCAATCGTTGAAGGCCAAATATTTGATATAGACATTCGGACTACAAAAAGCGGCCTTTTAATCATAAGCTTTGACATTACAGATTTTAAAAATTCCATCACCATTAAAATGTTTTCCGATGATGAAAGCTATGACGAAGTTTATTCTGGGCTTATCAAGGAAGGAAATTTCATCAGAGTAAAAGGGAAAATCCAATTTGATGATTTTACAAAAGAAATTAATATTATGGCTAAAGAGCTTTTTAAGCCTGATACAAAAAAAGAAGAGCGTATGGACAATGCTCCCGAAAAGAGAATAGAGCTTCATTTACATACCCAAATGAGTGCCATGGACGCGGTTACCTCTGTAAGCGATTATATTAAAACAGCTGCCAAATGGGGCCATAAGGCCATCGCCGTAACAGACCACGGCGTTGTTCAGGCCTTTCCGGAAGCTATGGAAAGCGCCAAAAAACACGGTATCAAGGTAATATACGGAGTTGAAGCTTATTTGGTTGATGATATAAGCGCCATTGTACAATGCCCGAAGAATCAGGATTTTAACAGTGAGTATATTGTTTTTGACATAGAGACTACAGGCTTAAGGAAAGAAACCTGCTCTATTATTGAAATTGGCGCCGTTAAAATAAAAAACGGTGAAATCATAGATGATTTTCAGGCGCTTATCAACCCTTTTATAAAACTGCCTCAGGAAATCATCGAATTAACTAAAATAACAGATAAAATGCTTGAAGGAAAGCCGGCAATTGATAAGGTTTTGAAGGAGTTCATTGATTTCTGCGGTGATGGCGTGCTGGTAGCCCATAATGCCAATTTCGACGTAGGCTTTATCGCAAGATGGGCCGAAGAACTTTATAATATGCCTATTAATAATACGGTTCTTGACACTGTGGAGCTATCCAGAGCGCTTTTTCCTGAGCTTAATAACCATAAGCTGAATATTGTTGCAGAGAACTTAGGCATAAGCCTTAAAAACCATCATAGAGCCGTAGATGACGCGAGAGCCACAGCGGAAATTTTCTTAAAATGTATTGAGCTTTTGAAAGCAGAAAATGTGTTTAACCTTAAAGAGCTTAATGAATACGGCTCTAAACATATTAAAATCGGAAGACTTCGTACATATCATGCCATCATACTGGTACAAAATTACACGGGATTAAGAAATTTATATGAGCTTATAAGTAAAAGCCACATTGAATATTATCAGAGAAGGCCAAGAATTCCAAAAAGTGAATATTTAAAGCTTAAGGAAGGTTTGCTGATGGGAACGGCTTGTGAAGCCGGGGAGTTTTATAGAGCTGTTTTTGATAGAAAGCCCCAGGGGTATATTGATTATTTAGCTCAATTTTATGATTATTTTGAAGTTCAGCCTATTGATAACAATTTATTTATGGTAAGGGATAAACATGTAAAATCCCGTGATGATTTAATAGAAATCAATAAAAAAATAATTGAATATGCCAAGAAATACAATAAGCCGGTTGTTGCTGCCTGCGATGCGCATTTTTTAAACTCTGAGGACGAGATATTCCGTCGTATCATCATGGCAGGAGACGGGTTTGAAGATGCCGATTTACAAGCTCCTCTTTATTTCAGAACAACAGAAGAGATGCTTTCAGAATTTTCTTATTTGCCTCCGGATTTGGCAGAAGAAATCGTTATCACAAATACAAATATCATAAATACTATGATAGAAGAAATAAAGCCTATTCCAGATGAAACTTTTCCGCCTAAAATAGAAGGGGCCGAAGAAGAGCTTACAAGGCTTACAATGGAAAAGGCCAAAAGTATATACGGAGACCCTCTGCCTCAAATAGTGAATGACAGAATAGACAGAGAGCTTGGTTCTATCATAAAAAACGGCTTTTCCGTTATGTATATCATAGCTCAGAAGCTTGTTTCAAAGTCCGAAAGCGAGGGATACCTTGTAGGCTCCAGAGGCTCTGTTGGCTCTTCTTTTGTTGCCACAATGTCCGGCATAACGGAAGTGAATCCTTTGCCGCCCCATTACGTATGCCCCAATTGCAAATATTCGGAGTTTGATTCAGAAGATATTAGTGGGTTTATATCGGAAAACCCCGGCGGCTCCGGCTGTGACATGAAAGATAAGCTTTGCCCCATATGTAAGACCCCCTTAAATAAAGACGGCCATGATATACCCTTTGAAACCTTCTTGGGCTTTGACGGAGACAAAGAACCGGATATAGACCTTAACTTTTCAGGAGAATATCAGGCAAAGGCTCATGCTTATACAGAAGAGCTCTTTGGTGAAGGCCATGTATTTAAAGCAGGAACCATAGGCACATTAGCGGATAAGACGGCTTATGGCTATGTTAAAAAGTATTTTGAAGAAAGAGGCGTAGTTGTAAGAAATGCCGAAGTAAACCGTATTAAAAAAGGCCTTACGGGAATAAAACGAACGACGGGGCAGCACCCAGGGGGGCTTATGGTAGTGCCAAACGACCATAGTATCTATGAATTCTGCCCGGTTCAGAGACCGGCAAACGATAATAAATCCAATGTTACAACAACTCATTTCGATTATCATTCTATCAGCGGAAGGCTTCTAAAGCTTGATATTCTGGGCCATGACGTTCCGACAATCATAAGAATGCTCCATGATACCACAGGGATTGACCCTCAGAAGATTCCTTTGGGAGACCCAAAAGTAATAAGCCTTTTTACATCGCCTGAGGCCCTTGGCGTAACCGAAGAGGACATAGAATGTAAAACCGGAAGCCTTGGCCTTCCTGAATTCGGAACAAGCTTCGTAAGGCAGATGCTCCTTGATACAAGGCCGTCAAGTTTTGGAGAGCTTGTGAGAATATCAGGGCTTTCCCATGGTACCGATGTATGGTTTAATAATGCCCAGGAGCTTATAAGGAAAAGAATATGCACGCTTAAAGAAGTTATTCCTACAAGAGATGATATTATGGTTTACTTAATAGCCCATGGAGTCGAAAAAAAGACCTCCTTCAAAATAATGGAAAGCGTCCGTAAAGGAAAAGGTCTTACGAAAGAATACGAAGAAGTCATGCTTGATAACGAAGTTCCCGAATGGTACATAGATTCCTGCAAGAAAATCAAATATATGTTCCCTAAGGGCCATGCCGTGGCCTATGTTATGATGACGGTAAGGATTGGGTATTTTAAGATTTATTATCCTTATAGCTTTTATGCAGCTATATTTTCCGTTAAATTTGAGGATTTTGACTATGAAATTATGTGCAAAGGCCGTGAAACAGCAAGAAATGAATTAAAGCGTATAAGAGCTCTTGGAAATGATGCTTCTGCCAAAGAAAAGAACCTGATGACAACATTAGAGCTGGTAAATGAAATGTATGCCAGAGGCCTTAATTTCATTCATCTTAATTTGTACGAAGCAAATACCACTAAATTTAAGGTATTTGAAGACGGAATTATGCCGCCTTTATGTTCTATACAGGGATTAGGGGAAACGGTTGCACAAAATATCATAGAAGCAAGAAAAGACGGAGAATTTCTTTCCATAGAAGAATTCAGAGAAAGAACAAAAGCCACGAAAACAGTTATAGAACTTTTAAAGAAAAATAATCTTCTTGAAGGAATACCTGAGACCAATCAGCTGTCCTTATTTTAA
- a CDS encoding M50 family metallopeptidase yields the protein MNILSIIITLLIFSLLVVVHEWGHFIVARRNGILVEEFAVGMGPLIYGKTKGDTLYSIRLFPLGGYCKMLGETGEEESSDERSFTSKTVIQRIAVCLAGVIMNFILAVLLATISAGFTGFNTPLIVDVPEGYPAYEAGLQAGDKILKVDNQNIYTYEYLAYFQSINGGKTVEIKYQRDGKNYNTTLTPVLDTDQNGFSSYKYGVKMGGRTGLFEDAREGIEKAGILETFSVGFYRAGFYIKIVIDSLKEMLSFNVKLEELAGPIGIGQVVNNSIEQSAEYGIRNTVFMLMDLATLLSANLAVLNLLPIPALDGGRILFLIIEGIRKKPMDPDKEGFVHLIGFAIVIILAILVAYNDIVRLVSGS from the coding sequence TTGAATATATTATCTATAATTATTACTTTACTGATATTCAGTCTTTTAGTTGTTGTTCATGAATGGGGGCATTTTATCGTCGCCAGAAGAAACGGAATATTGGTAGAGGAATTTGCCGTTGGCATGGGCCCTTTAATTTACGGCAAAACAAAAGGTGATACTCTTTATTCCATAAGGCTTTTTCCATTAGGCGGCTATTGCAAAATGCTTGGGGAAACAGGCGAAGAAGAGTCCAGCGATGAAAGGTCTTTTACTTCAAAAACCGTAATACAAAGGATTGCCGTCTGCCTTGCCGGCGTTATTATGAATTTTATTCTGGCTGTTTTATTGGCTACAATATCTGCCGGGTTTACAGGCTTCAACACGCCTTTAATCGTAGACGTACCGGAAGGCTATCCTGCATATGAGGCAGGGCTCCAGGCCGGAGACAAAATATTAAAGGTAGATAATCAAAACATATATACTTATGAGTATTTGGCCTATTTTCAAAGTATCAATGGCGGAAAAACAGTTGAAATCAAATACCAAAGGGACGGGAAAAACTATAATACAACACTAACCCCAGTTCTTGATACCGATCAAAACGGTTTTTCATCGTATAAATACGGTGTTAAGATGGGCGGCCGTACAGGATTATTTGAGGATGCCAGAGAAGGAATAGAAAAAGCAGGGATTCTTGAAACGTTTTCCGTAGGTTTTTACCGGGCCGGATTCTATATTAAAATTGTCATAGACAGCCTTAAGGAAATGCTGAGCTTTAATGTAAAACTTGAAGAACTTGCAGGTCCCATAGGTATAGGCCAGGTGGTTAACAACAGTATAGAGCAGTCTGCCGAATACGGCATTAGAAATACTGTATTCATGCTTATGGATTTGGCGACTCTTTTAAGCGCCAACCTTGCAGTATTAAATCTTCTTCCGATACCTGCATTAGACGGCGGAAGGATACTTTTTCTCATCATTGAAGGAATAAGAAAGAAGCCTATGGACCCGGATAAAGAAGGCTTTGTTCATTTAATAGGTTTTGCAATCGTTATTATTCTTGCTATATTGGTAGCTTATAATGATATTGTAAGATTGGTTTCAGGTTCATAA
- the ispG gene encoding flavodoxin-dependent (E)-4-hydroxy-3-methylbut-2-enyl-diphosphate synthase: protein MIYERHKTKVVHIGDKAIGGENPILIQSMTNTRTGNASATIKQIEELQDEGCEIIRVTVNDVKAAEVLKEIRKSIKIPLVADIHFDYRLAIAAIENGADKIRINPGNIGSIDRIKAVVAKAKERNIPIRVGVNSGSLEKELVEKYGGVTPEGIVESALKQVKIIEDLGYDNLVVSLKATSVPFTVKAHELFAKECNYPLHIGITESGTNYGGSIKSAAGIGALLTRGLGDTVRVSLTENPLEEIICAKEILKSLEVRKFGVNFVSCPTCGRTEIDLINLAKEVESKIKNINKDIKVAVMGCVVNGPGEAKDADIGIAGGRECGIIFRKGEILKKVPENELADALVEEINKL from the coding sequence ATGATATATGAAAGGCATAAAACAAAAGTAGTACACATAGGAGATAAGGCAATCGGGGGAGAGAATCCCATATTGATTCAATCGATGACAAATACCCGGACAGGAAATGCTTCGGCTACCATAAAGCAAATCGAAGAACTTCAAGACGAAGGCTGTGAAATAATTCGGGTTACAGTAAATGACGTAAAAGCTGCCGAAGTCCTTAAAGAAATAAGGAAAAGCATAAAAATTCCTCTCGTTGCAGATATTCATTTTGATTACAGGCTGGCAATCGCTGCAATAGAAAACGGAGCGGATAAAATACGCATAAATCCCGGAAATATCGGTTCAATCGACAGAATAAAAGCAGTCGTAGCAAAAGCAAAGGAAAGAAATATCCCCATAAGGGTAGGAGTAAACTCCGGTTCTCTTGAAAAGGAGCTTGTAGAAAAATACGGCGGTGTTACCCCTGAAGGTATCGTTGAAAGTGCCTTAAAGCAAGTAAAAATCATCGAGGATTTAGGCTATGATAATCTTGTCGTATCTCTGAAAGCCACGTCAGTGCCTTTTACTGTAAAGGCTCATGAGCTTTTCGCAAAAGAATGCAATTATCCTCTTCATATAGGCATAACAGAATCAGGAACGAATTACGGCGGTTCTATAAAATCTGCGGCAGGAATCGGAGCATTACTTACAAGAGGCCTTGGGGATACGGTGAGAGTATCTCTTACAGAAAATCCCCTCGAAGAAATAATCTGCGCCAAAGAAATATTAAAAAGCCTGGAAGTAAGAAAATTCGGAGTCAATTTCGTGTCTTGCCCCACCTGCGGAAGAACGGAAATAGACCTGATAAATCTTGCAAAAGAAGTAGAATCTAAAATCAAAAATATTAATAAGGATATAAAGGTAGCCGTAATGGGCTGTGTAGTAAACGGCCCGGGAGAAGCAAAAGATGCAGATATCGGTATCGCAGGCGGAAGAGAATGCGGCATTATATTTAGAAAAGGTGAAATACTGAAAAAGGTTCCTGAAAATGAGCTTGCAGATGCACTGGTAGAAGAAATTAATAAGCTTTAG